TGCGGCGGCCGCTGCAGCCGCTCAATGGCGTCGGCAAGACCGATCCGGCGGCGCTGCCCGGCGCCGCGCCGGCCGGCGCGCCCCTCAACGGCGCGCTGCGCGTGATCAACTTGATGAGCGTCTCGGCGCCGCAGCAGGTGATGCTGGAAGTCAAAATTGCCGAGGTATCGAAGACGCTGCTGGAACGGCTGGAGGCGGGCACCACCTTCAGGCTGACCTCGGGCAGCTGGACCGCCACCTTGCTGTCGAACTTCCTGAGCGGCACCCTGGGAGGCTCGCTCGACGCGCGCAAGAGCAACGGCAACCGGCTGTCGCTCGAGGCGCAGAAGCAGGATGGCCTGGTGCGCATCCTGGCCGAGCCGAACGTGATGGCCATCAGCGGCCAGGAGGGCACCTTCCTGGCCGGCGGCAAGATCTACATTCCCGTGGCCCAGGACAACAACAAGATCACGCTGGAGGAAAAGGAGTTCGGCGTCGGCCTGCGCTTCACCCCTACCGTGCTGGCCGGCGGACGCATCAACCTGCGCGTCGCGCCGGAGGTGTCGGAACTGTCGCGCGAAGGGATCGGCATCACCACCGGCGGTTTTACCGGCACCTCGGTGCTGCCGCTGATTATCACCCGGCGCGCCAGCACCACGGTGCAGCTGTACGACGGCCAGAGCTTCGCCATCGGCGGCCTGATCAAGAACAACCTGACCACCAGCATCAAGGGCTTGCCGGTGCTGGGCGAGGTGCCGGTCCTGGGCGCACTGTTCCGCAGCACCGACTACCAGCAGGATCGCACCGAACTGGTGTTCGTCATCACCCCGCACCTGGTCAAGCCGCTGCCGCCGAACCCCACGCTGCCGACCGACAAGGTGATCCCGCCCACGCCCGGCCAGCTGCTGCTGATGGGCCGGATGGAAGGCGCCCCGGCGCCCGCTGCGGCGCAAGCCGCGCCACCGGCGGCTAGCGCCGGCGGATTTGAACTCAAATAAGGAGCCTCTTGTGACGACCTCGCTGCGGATTCGGATTCAACTGGGCGCCCTGACGGCGC
This window of the Massilia sp. R2A-15 genome carries:
- a CDS encoding type II and III secretion system protein family protein; protein product: MNQCVRYQRFRRARQLLGCVALAAGAGAAFGAVPEADGSPRAAKSRAPVAIRGDVGPRCSGDAARPATMRLQLGKSAMMKLPEPLLHRSVGNPDVVQAMLVAPDTLYVAGIDVGSTNMIIQGKSGACSVVDIVVTMDASAFEASLATVLPDEKNIRVTAAADSIVLSGTVADAATLTQVGDLAAAFVRRPLQPLNGVGKTDPAALPGAAPAGAPLNGALRVINLMSVSAPQQVMLEVKIAEVSKTLLERLEAGTTFRLTSGSWTATLLSNFLSGTLGGSLDARKSNGNRLSLEAQKQDGLVRILAEPNVMAISGQEGTFLAGGKIYIPVAQDNNKITLEEKEFGVGLRFTPTVLAGGRINLRVAPEVSELSREGIGITTGGFTGTSVLPLIITRRASTTVQLYDGQSFAIGGLIKNNLTTSIKGLPVLGEVPVLGALFRSTDYQQDRTELVFVITPHLVKPLPPNPTLPTDKVIPPTPGQLLLMGRMEGAPAPAAAQAAPPAASAGGFELK